The Corynebacterium atypicum genome contains the following window.
CATTTGCGGTGGAATTACTGATTAGATTTTGTCACTATTCGATAGTTAACCGCAAGAGTTTTTGCTCAATTTCCGCCACGTCTTCAACATCTAAGATTCGGGCAGATTTGACCAACCGTAGCTGATTATCACCGAAATCCTTTACGTCTTTCGCAACGCTAACACGCAACACTGCTTCCTGAACGGACATAATCGGCCTTTGATCGTGTCCTACGAGGATATCTTAGGTATGCACGTGGTCGATCACCTGAGTTTCGGGAACGTCAGACTTTATCTTTCGTCCGAATCTCTGAATTCGACACGCTTCCCGGCCATCAACCGGTTGCACCTTTTCATTACACCACCCTTGAAGATAAGGGACAGCTTTTTTGGTATACCTGCCACAATAACTGGACTAACAGCCATGGCGATAATGTTAGTCAGATTAGAGTTTACATCCTCGTACCCCCCTGGAAACTAAAGATATATTTTCACACACACTTTCGTATTGAGAATTCAGATCCTCTTCACTAGGCTCGAATCGGGCATGACCAACCGATTTTCCATCTGTGTAGAGATCCTGATGAATCGAACCGTCATCCCTGCTCTCATGGTTTCGAGGATAACAGCTGGCGATAGGCTGCCGGGTTGCAAACGTTAGCGAACAAGCATTTAGGCTACAGAGTCGATCGCGTTCTTCGCTGTCAGAAGGTCAGTGCCAAGTTACGCCACAAAGTGGCGAAATTGATAGTAAAGCGAGCACGACGAGTATGAAGAGCTGCCCACAAGCCCACCAGTTGGCATAACCAGAGCGTTTTAACGAGAGTCGATGGCGGCGACGATGGCGGCTGACTTGCGCCGAAGAAATATCCGCGACGTCGCCGGCATGAGCAGGGGCAGTGTTCTCTTCAGCTTTACTCGATGGGGCCGAGCAGCGCCTTCGCGTACGAGGCGTGCAGCGACTCGTTATCCGAGGGCTGATAAAGGCCAGCGATAACGTCCCGGTAGAGCCGCTGCAGCTCCGAAGAGCGGTAGTATTGTGCCCCACCGCAGGTCCGAATGGCAAGCTCCACAGCCTGCTTCGCGTTCTCCGTCGCCGCAGCTTTGACGTTAGAGAAGTACAGGAACCATTTGCCCCCGTGATCGACCTCGGTGAGGCGATCGACGTCTTGGGTCATCTTTTCGATCTGTAGTACGGCCTGATCCATTGCGATTCCCGCCGAGGCGATCTGCCAGCGGATATCCGGGTCGTGAGCATACGGCGCATCCTTCACGTGACTCATCCGCTGAGACGTGATCTCCCCTGCCAGCGCCACGGCCCGCTCGCCGATTCCGCAGTAGACGCTCGCTAGGAGCAGCTCGAACGGCCCAAAAATCCCGAAGACCAGTGGGTTCGAATTAGGCCCGAGCGGAGCAAGGGTGCCGACATGCTCCGGCTTCATCTTGACGCCGTCGAGTTTGGTCGTATTCGACTGCGATGCCCGCATCCCGAGCGTATTCCAGTCGTCTTTGATCTCAATGCCTTTTGCGTCGCGCTCGAGGAAGCCGAACACCAGTTGATCGTCTGGAGTGCGAGCATGGACCAGAAGCTTCGACCAGACCGGCGACAGCGAGGTAAAGATCTTGGTCCCGGAGATCTCATATCCACCGTCCTCGGTGGGGGTGGCCGTGGACTTAGAATCGAAAAGCACTGCATCGTTGCCTGCTTCGGAAATGCCGAAGGCGAAGACCTCGCCATTGACAGCGGCCTTGAACACCCAATTGAGTGAGTCGTCGCCGCGCAGCCAGAGCGTATAAGCCACCGCGACGATGATCTGGTGCATGTTGATCCCGAGTGCCGTTGCCGGGGCCGCCTGCGCTAGCCGGCGCTGCGCGCGAGAAACCTCGTTGAGGCTAAAGCCCGCGCCGCCGAACTCCTCTGGCACGCCAAGTGCGAGGTAACCGATCTCTTTAAGTGTCCCCAGGTCTTCGGCGAAAAACTCGTTGTTCTCGTCATACCGGGGCGCGCGCTCGCGGAACTGCGCCAAGATCTCTTCGGTCAAACGTTCTTCGACTCGGGACTGTGCCATCCCAGGCCTCCTTCGCTTAGATGTGCTGCCGGGTTAGGGCCTCTTGTCGCCCTCGGGGTGCCGCCGCCCTGAGGTGGCCGCCGCGTGAGGGTTTCTGCACAGGCCACCCTAACTCAAAAACTGGATCCCAGGCGGACCGGCGGCGTC
Protein-coding sequences here:
- a CDS encoding acyl-CoA dehydrogenase family protein, with amino-acid sequence MAQSRVEERLTEEILAQFRERAPRYDENNEFFAEDLGTLKEIGYLALGVPEEFGGAGFSLNEVSRAQRRLAQAAPATALGINMHQIIVAVAYTLWLRGDDSLNWVFKAAVNGEVFAFGISEAGNDAVLFDSKSTATPTEDGGYEISGTKIFTSLSPVWSKLLVHARTPDDQLVFGFLERDAKGIEIKDDWNTLGMRASQSNTTKLDGVKMKPEHVGTLAPLGPNSNPLVFGIFGPFELLLASVYCGIGERAVALAGEITSQRMSHVKDAPYAHDPDIRWQIASAGIAMDQAVLQIEKMTQDVDRLTEVDHGGKWFLYFSNVKAAATENAKQAVELAIRTCGGAQYYRSSELQRLYRDVIAGLYQPSDNESLHASYAKALLGPIE